In the Corynebacterium suedekumii genome, one interval contains:
- a CDS encoding ABC transporter permease: MTSSMILRRIGQAVLVLLITYTLAFILLSALPSDGVMARYASPDLALSAEELQRIRDTYGADEPILAQYVQALGGFVTGNFGYSVQTGTAVSTLLAEAIPGTVALALLAFALAVVLALGIAIVGTSEKFRAVGDVFRSLPAFMVSLPTFWLGIVIIQLVSFRLGWVPVIGASTAQALILPTITLSIPIAAPLAQVLIRSIDQVKGQPFIQAVRARGAGEVWIFWRNILRNAMLPALTMAGLLFGELVGGAVVTESVFGRAGLGQMTVQAVANRDTPVLLAVVVIAATLYVLINLIVDLLYPVLDARLRRKVRS; the protein is encoded by the coding sequence GTGACCTCCTCGATGATCCTCCGGCGCATCGGCCAGGCCGTGCTGGTCCTGCTGATCACCTACACCCTGGCCTTCATCCTGCTCTCCGCCCTGCCGTCCGACGGTGTCATGGCCCGCTACGCCAGCCCCGACCTGGCGCTGTCGGCCGAGGAACTGCAGCGCATCCGGGACACCTACGGTGCGGACGAGCCGATCCTGGCCCAGTACGTCCAGGCGCTCGGCGGCTTTGTCACCGGAAACTTCGGGTACTCCGTGCAGACGGGTACCGCCGTGTCCACGCTGCTGGCGGAGGCCATTCCCGGCACCGTGGCACTCGCTCTCCTGGCGTTCGCGCTGGCGGTCGTCCTCGCGCTGGGCATCGCCATCGTGGGCACCTCGGAGAAGTTCCGCGCCGTCGGTGACGTCTTCCGCTCGCTGCCCGCGTTCATGGTCTCCCTGCCGACGTTCTGGCTCGGCATCGTCATCATCCAGCTCGTCTCCTTCCGACTGGGGTGGGTCCCGGTCATCGGGGCGAGCACCGCGCAGGCCCTCATCCTGCCGACCATCACGTTGTCCATCCCCATCGCCGCCCCGCTGGCGCAGGTGCTCATCCGCTCCATCGACCAGGTCAAGGGACAACCGTTCATCCAGGCCGTCCGGGCCCGCGGCGCCGGTGAGGTGTGGATCTTCTGGCGCAACATCCTGCGCAACGCCATGCTCCCGGCGCTCACGATGGCCGGCCTGCTGTTCGGCGAACTCGTCGGCGGCGCCGTGGTCACCGAGTCCGTCTTCGGTCGCGCCGGGCTCGGCCAGATGACGGTCCAGGCCGTGGCCAACCGGGACACCCCGGTCCTGCTGGCCGTGGTGGTCATCGCGGCGACCCTCTACGTCCTCATCAACCTCATCGTCGATCTGCTCTACCCGGTCCTCGATGCCCGCCTGCGCAGGAAGGTCCGCTCATGA
- a CDS encoding TIGR04028 family ABC transporter substrate-binding protein: MTKRLARVVAAVVATTLGAGLLTACATTGPDDDVQRLTYLEPIFFATLYPPGAGFYPNGGVVNNITDRLLYQDPETLELSPWIATDLPEVNADATEYTFDIRTDVTYSDGTPLTPENVVANFDLYGLGDSDRTLTSSEQITNYERGEVVDADTVRFHFSAPAPGFAQATSSFNAGLLSDATLALGNDGFAPGNATGVIGSGPFVIESEDLGTLLTLTAREDYDWAPPAHPHQGRARLDQIDYVLAAEESVRVGGLVADQADLARQIEAPVERHLRDQGLQVISHGTNGVNNGLSFRFMHPLLEDIRMRQAIIRAIDREEINHTLFSESYPVARSAIAHTALGFRDQGDAYRHGRAEAEALLDELGWVPGPDGIRVKDGQRLSFTINEAVPQPRSREVITKIQEQLRRVGIEVHLNPGDNATQNADSLSYDNIQIRHTMVGRADYDVIKSMWHSDNRNELLNGDKETRQVHDQQLEDMLQQIASLPAEEDRAEMTGRVQDYLTEQAYILPLFEEPQVYGAQPYVKGFQPDAIGRPSFYGVWLDHGDNHTEGDDQ; this comes from the coding sequence CTGACAAAGCGACTGGCGAGGGTCGTGGCCGCGGTCGTCGCCACGACCCTGGGTGCCGGGCTGCTCACGGCCTGCGCCACCACGGGCCCGGACGACGACGTCCAACGGCTGACCTACCTCGAGCCGATCTTCTTCGCCACGCTCTACCCGCCGGGCGCCGGTTTCTACCCCAACGGCGGCGTGGTCAACAACATCACCGACCGGCTGCTCTACCAGGACCCGGAGACCCTCGAACTCAGCCCGTGGATCGCCACGGACCTGCCCGAGGTCAACGCCGACGCCACCGAGTACACCTTCGACATCCGCACCGACGTCACCTACTCCGACGGCACCCCGCTGACCCCGGAGAACGTCGTCGCCAACTTCGACCTCTACGGTCTCGGCGACTCCGACCGCACCCTGACCTCCTCGGAGCAGATCACCAACTACGAACGCGGCGAGGTCGTCGACGCCGACACCGTCCGCTTCCACTTCTCCGCCCCCGCCCCCGGCTTTGCCCAGGCCACCAGCTCCTTCAACGCCGGACTACTCTCCGACGCCACGCTCGCCCTCGGCAACGACGGTTTCGCACCGGGCAACGCCACCGGCGTCATCGGCTCCGGCCCCTTCGTCATCGAATCCGAGGACCTGGGCACCCTCCTGACACTCACGGCCCGCGAGGACTACGACTGGGCCCCGCCCGCGCACCCCCACCAGGGCCGGGCGCGGCTCGACCAGATCGACTACGTCCTCGCCGCCGAGGAATCGGTCCGCGTCGGTGGCCTCGTCGCTGACCAGGCCGACCTCGCCCGCCAGATCGAGGCCCCCGTCGAACGCCACCTCCGCGACCAGGGTCTCCAGGTCATCTCCCACGGCACCAACGGCGTGAACAACGGCCTGAGCTTCCGCTTCATGCACCCGCTGCTGGAGGACATCCGCATGCGGCAGGCCATCATCCGCGCCATCGACCGCGAGGAAATCAACCACACCCTGTTCTCCGAGTCCTACCCCGTCGCCCGCTCCGCCATCGCCCACACCGCCCTCGGCTTCCGTGATCAGGGCGACGCCTACCGCCACGGCCGGGCCGAGGCCGAGGCCCTGCTCGACGAGCTCGGCTGGGTCCCCGGACCGGACGGCATCCGCGTCAAGGACGGGCAGCGCCTGAGCTTCACCATCAACGAGGCTGTCCCGCAGCCCCGCTCACGTGAGGTGATCACCAAGATCCAGGAGCAACTCCGCCGCGTGGGCATCGAGGTCCACCTCAACCCCGGTGACAATGCCACCCAGAACGCCGACTCCCTGTCGTACGACAACATCCAGATCCGGCACACCATGGTCGGTCGCGCCGACTACGACGTGATCAAGTCGATGTGGCACTCCGACAACCGCAACGAACTGCTCAACGGCGACAAGGAGACCAGGCAGGTCCACGACCAGCAGCTCGAGGACATGCTCCAGCAGATCGCCTCCCTGCCCGCGGAGGAGGACCGCGCCGAGATGACCGGCCGTGTCCAGGACTACCTCACCGAACAGGCCTACATCCTGCCCCTGTTCGAGGAACCCCAGGTCTACGGCGCCCAGCCCTACGTCAAGGGTTTCCAGCCCGACGCCATCGGCCGGCCGTCCTTCTACGGGGTCTGGCTCGACCACGGTGACAACCACACGGAAGGGGACGACCAGTGA
- a CDS encoding SDR family oxidoreductase produces MTEKIAIVTGATGGMGREIVADLTRTHHVYALGRSDTALAELGALKSVTPVSTDLVVDLLDSAGTSCAVERLVDLSRIDVLVHAAAVASRFSVETAGVSDWRQMMDLNVHVPAELTRRLLPALRAGDGTVIFINSGAGRGAYPDNVVYAATKHALRAVADGLRKGEAGAGVRVATVAPGPTDTPMLQGLQGQAGQEYRPEHYIEPVEVARAVRMVVDAGPSTQITEVAVRPRVELSDR; encoded by the coding sequence ATGACCGAGAAGATCGCCATCGTTACCGGCGCCACCGGCGGCATGGGCCGCGAGATCGTCGCCGACCTCACCCGCACCCACCACGTCTACGCCCTCGGCCGCAGCGACACCGCCCTCGCCGAACTCGGGGCCCTGAAATCCGTCACCCCCGTCAGCACCGACCTCGTCGTTGACCTGCTGGACTCCGCCGGCACCTCCTGTGCGGTGGAACGCCTCGTCGACCTCTCGCGTATCGACGTCCTCGTCCACGCCGCCGCCGTCGCCTCCCGCTTCTCCGTGGAGACCGCCGGCGTCTCCGACTGGCGGCAGATGATGGACCTCAACGTCCACGTCCCGGCCGAACTGACCCGCCGACTCCTGCCCGCCCTGCGTGCCGGCGACGGCACCGTCATCTTCATCAACTCCGGCGCCGGCCGGGGCGCCTACCCCGACAACGTCGTCTACGCCGCCACCAAACACGCACTCCGCGCCGTCGCCGACGGGCTGCGCAAGGGCGAGGCCGGCGCGGGCGTGCGGGTGGCCACCGTCGCCCCCGGCCCCACCGACACCCCCATGCTCCAGGGACTGCAGGGGCAGGCGGGGCAGGAGTACCGGCCTGAGCACTACATCGAACCCGTCGAGGTCGCCCGAGCCGTCCGCATGGTCGTCGACGCCGGGCCCTCCACCCAGATCACCGAGGTGGCCGTGCGGCCGCGGGTGGAGCTGTCGGACCGGTAG
- a CDS encoding DMT family transporter, whose amino-acid sequence MLALIFGVLVGAGMPLQTSANSRLRLSVGSPYLASFISFAVGTLTLLVATLLLTGGLPDLTEAAGGPAWLWIGGLLGVVVLTGNIFLFPRLGSVQTVVLPITGQVLMGLLIDHFGWFNAPQAPLTIARFLGAGLLILGVVGAIGLLDAVLRRDTVIPTGASRGAGLWLWRLAGVVFGMFSATQTAVNGQLGVVLGSAVSSALISFTVGVATLLLIVLATRARWRVERVEENVRNPWWMWIGGFLGAAFVFGNAFLAPVIGTGLTVMVILLGMMAGSLLIDQFGLLGARKKPTTVLQALGLLCMVAGVAVIRLL is encoded by the coding sequence ATGCTCGCTCTCATTTTCGGTGTCCTCGTCGGCGCCGGCATGCCGCTGCAGACGAGCGCGAATTCGCGCCTGCGCCTGTCAGTGGGGTCGCCGTACCTGGCGTCGTTCATCTCTTTCGCGGTGGGCACGCTGACGCTGCTGGTGGCCACGCTGCTGCTCACCGGCGGTCTGCCTGACCTGACGGAGGCGGCGGGCGGCCCGGCGTGGTTGTGGATCGGCGGCCTGCTCGGAGTGGTCGTGCTCACGGGCAACATCTTTTTGTTCCCGCGGCTGGGCAGCGTGCAGACGGTGGTTCTGCCCATCACGGGCCAGGTGCTCATGGGTCTGCTCATCGACCATTTCGGGTGGTTCAATGCACCGCAGGCTCCGTTGACCATCGCCCGGTTCCTCGGCGCCGGCCTGCTCATTCTCGGTGTCGTCGGGGCGATCGGGCTTCTCGATGCCGTCCTGCGCCGCGACACCGTCATCCCCACCGGCGCGAGCCGGGGCGCGGGTCTGTGGCTGTGGCGGCTGGCCGGGGTGGTCTTCGGCATGTTCTCGGCGACGCAGACGGCGGTCAACGGTCAGCTCGGTGTGGTGCTGGGGTCGGCGGTCAGTTCGGCGCTGATCTCGTTCACGGTGGGGGTGGCCACACTGCTGCTCATTGTCCTGGCCACCCGGGCGCGGTGGCGGGTCGAGCGGGTCGAGGAGAACGTCCGCAATCCGTGGTGGATGTGGATCGGCGGGTTCCTCGGGGCGGCGTTCGTGTTCGGTAACGCGTTCCTCGCACCGGTCATCGGCACGGGGCTGACGGTCATGGTGATCCTGCTGGGCATGATGGCCGGAAGTCTGCTCATCGACCAGTTCGGGCTGCTGGGGGCACGGAAGAAGCCGACCACCGTGCTGCAGGCGCTGGGTCTGCTGTGCATGGTGGCCGGCGTGGCCGTGATCCGCCTGCTCTGA
- a CDS encoding cystathionine gamma-synthase — MTHGFSTESIHAGYDPDSLYGPINTPIYASTTFAQNGLNELRGGFEYTRCGNPTIDALEKTVAALEGAAHGRAFASGMAATDIILRILLRPGDHLILGNDAYGGTFRLIDTVFASWGVEYTVVDTADVAAVEAAVRENTKLIWLETPTNPALGITDIAAVAGIKGTAKLVVDNTFASPYLQQPLALGADIVLHSTTKYLGGHSDVVGGMVVTNDAAFDEEVYFYQGGVGPIPSVFDAYLTARGIKTLAVRMDRHCDNAEAIAAHLDASDHVATVLYPGLESHPGHEVAAKQMTRFGGMVSVRFHSEEAARAFCLNTRLICLAESLGGVESLLEHPATMTHQSAAGSQLEVPRDLVRISVGIEDIDDLLADVDAALAAVASL, encoded by the coding sequence ATGACTCACGGCTTCTCCACCGAATCGATCCACGCCGGCTACGACCCCGACAGCCTGTACGGCCCGATCAACACCCCCATCTACGCGTCGACCACCTTTGCGCAGAACGGGCTCAACGAGCTGCGCGGCGGCTTCGAGTACACCCGCTGCGGCAACCCCACCATCGACGCCCTGGAGAAGACCGTCGCCGCCCTCGAAGGCGCCGCCCACGGCCGGGCCTTCGCCTCCGGCATGGCCGCCACCGACATCATCCTGCGCATCCTCCTGCGCCCCGGCGACCACCTCATCCTGGGCAACGACGCCTACGGTGGCACGTTCCGGCTCATCGACACGGTCTTCGCCTCCTGGGGTGTCGAGTACACCGTCGTCGACACCGCGGACGTGGCCGCCGTCGAGGCCGCCGTTCGCGAGAACACCAAACTCATCTGGCTGGAGACCCCCACCAACCCGGCACTGGGCATCACCGACATCGCCGCCGTCGCCGGTATCAAGGGCACCGCCAAGCTCGTCGTGGACAACACCTTCGCCTCCCCCTACCTCCAGCAGCCGCTGGCGCTCGGTGCCGACATCGTCCTGCACTCCACCACCAAGTACCTCGGCGGCCACTCCGACGTCGTCGGCGGCATGGTGGTCACCAACGACGCGGCCTTCGACGAAGAGGTCTACTTCTACCAGGGCGGCGTCGGCCCCATCCCCTCCGTCTTCGACGCCTACCTCACCGCCCGCGGCATCAAGACCCTCGCCGTGCGCATGGACCGCCACTGCGACAACGCCGAGGCCATCGCCGCCCACCTCGACGCCTCCGACCACGTGGCCACCGTCCTCTACCCGGGCCTGGAATCCCACCCCGGCCACGAGGTCGCCGCGAAGCAGATGACCCGCTTCGGCGGCATGGTCTCGGTCCGCTTCCACTCCGAGGAGGCCGCCCGCGCCTTCTGCCTCAACACCAGGCTCATCTGCCTCGCCGAGTCCCTCGGCGGTGTCGAGTCGCTTCTCGAGCACCCCGCCACCATGACCCACCAGTCCGCGGCCGGCTCCCAGCTCGAGGTGCCCCGTGACCTGGTGCGCATCTCCGTCGGCATCGAGGACATCGACGACCTGCTCGCCGACGTCGACGCGGCGCTGGCGGCGGTCGCCTCGCTCTAA
- a CDS encoding ABC transporter ATP-binding protein: protein MADALFLDSVTVRRGATLLLDALTWHVPAGSHWAVLGPNGAGKTTALRLAGGWWYPTTGTVDILGHRLGRVELQALRRRIGWVDPRQRLGDIDVTEAVLSGVTGSNGYLPRWSPTDDELGRLDHLLALTGLADKRRLRWTQLSQGERARTLIARALMTEPDLLLLDEPTTGLDLPGRERLLGVIDTLRRQRPDLTTVLVTHHVEEIAASTSDVLLLKDARVLAAGPVEQTLTADNLSRLYDMPVAVEYKSGRWFAHGEPLGL, encoded by the coding sequence ATGGCTGATGCCCTGTTCCTCGATTCCGTCACCGTCCGTCGTGGCGCCACCCTGCTTCTCGACGCCCTCACGTGGCACGTCCCCGCCGGCTCCCACTGGGCGGTCCTCGGCCCCAACGGGGCCGGCAAGACCACCGCCCTGCGCCTGGCCGGCGGCTGGTGGTACCCGACGACCGGGACCGTCGACATCCTCGGCCACCGGCTGGGCCGGGTCGAGCTGCAGGCACTGCGCCGGCGGATCGGCTGGGTCGACCCGCGCCAGCGACTCGGCGACATCGACGTCACCGAAGCCGTCCTCAGCGGGGTGACCGGCTCGAACGGCTACCTGCCGCGGTGGTCGCCGACCGACGACGAGCTCGGCCGGCTCGACCACCTGCTCGCCCTGACCGGCCTGGCGGACAAGCGTCGCCTACGGTGGACGCAGCTGAGCCAGGGGGAACGCGCCCGGACTCTCATCGCCCGGGCCCTGATGACCGAGCCGGACCTGCTGCTACTCGACGAGCCCACCACCGGCCTCGACCTGCCGGGCAGAGAGCGGTTGCTCGGGGTCATCGACACGCTGCGTCGGCAGCGCCCCGACCTGACGACGGTGCTGGTGACGCACCACGTGGAGGAGATCGCGGCGTCGACAAGCGATGTCCTGCTGCTCAAGGACGCCCGCGTCCTCGCCGCTGGGCCGGTGGAGCAGACGCTCACGGCCGACAACCTCAGCCGCCTCTACGACATGCCCGTGGCCGTTGAATATAAGTCCGGCCGATGGTTCGCCCACGGTGAACCGCTTGGTCTATAG
- a CDS encoding mechanosensitive ion channel family protein translates to MATTTQTVSTWWESPAVQTWLVERPVEIILTLVVAVVAHWLLRRVIDKLARRNLAARLPNLASAFGRGSNQEEEVTAQMAAIRRSQESRRKARIRTLADVGKSAAAILVWTWAGLAIISSLGVNIAPIIASAGVAGVALGFGAQSLVKDFLSGIFMLLEDQYGVGDTIDVGDEISGTVEEVTLRVTTLRDIDGTLWYVRNGEILRVGNFSDEYSIARIQVPVGLSNNAEQAAEVMLASAQRTVQDADIADVILDEPEFNGITDFAPDHLSMRLSVKTLPGQQWTVQRRLLGRALADMQAAGITTPYPHGIGVRPPGETG, encoded by the coding sequence ATGGCTACAACAACGCAGACTGTAAGTACCTGGTGGGAGAGTCCCGCCGTCCAGACGTGGCTGGTGGAGCGGCCGGTCGAGATCATCCTCACTCTGGTGGTGGCGGTGGTGGCGCACTGGCTGCTGCGCCGGGTGATCGACAAGCTGGCCCGGCGTAATCTCGCCGCCCGCCTGCCCAACCTCGCCTCCGCGTTCGGTCGCGGCTCGAACCAGGAGGAGGAGGTCACCGCGCAGATGGCGGCCATCCGCCGCTCCCAGGAGTCCCGCCGCAAGGCCCGCATCCGGACCCTGGCCGACGTGGGCAAGTCCGCCGCCGCGATCCTCGTGTGGACGTGGGCGGGCCTGGCGATCATCTCGTCCCTCGGCGTCAACATCGCCCCCATCATCGCCTCCGCCGGCGTCGCCGGTGTCGCCCTCGGTTTCGGCGCGCAGTCGCTGGTCAAGGACTTCCTCTCCGGCATCTTCATGCTGCTGGAGGACCAGTACGGCGTCGGCGACACCATCGACGTCGGCGACGAGATCTCCGGCACCGTCGAGGAGGTCACCCTGCGCGTGACCACGCTGCGCGACATCGACGGCACCCTCTGGTACGTCCGCAACGGCGAGATCCTGCGCGTGGGCAACTTCTCCGACGAGTACTCCATCGCCCGCATCCAGGTCCCCGTCGGCCTGTCCAACAACGCTGAACAGGCCGCCGAGGTCATGCTCGCCTCCGCCCAGCGCACCGTGCAGGACGCCGACATCGCCGACGTCATCCTCGACGAGCCCGAGTTCAACGGCATCACCGACTTCGCCCCCGACCACCTGAGCATGCGCCTGTCCGTGAAGACCCTGCCCGGACAGCAGTGGACCGTCCAGCGTCGCCTCCTCGGCCGGGCGTTGGCCGACATGCAGGCCGCCGGCATCACCACCCCCTACCCGCACGGCATCGGTGTCCGACCCCCGGGCGAGACTGGTTAG
- a CDS encoding globin: MTQSLYDAVGGQPTFARMAAGFYEQVRTDDILGPMYPANDWEGAENRLAWFLAQYWGGPQTFNEQRGAPMLRRRHMPFPVDRAAAERWLELMGRSLDQIDEETIPPVYRHAIWDHMQRVAAMLINTADEGTPPPIAH, translated from the coding sequence ATGACCCAGTCCCTCTACGACGCCGTCGGCGGCCAGCCCACCTTCGCCCGCATGGCCGCGGGGTTCTACGAGCAGGTCCGCACCGACGACATCCTCGGCCCCATGTACCCCGCCAACGACTGGGAGGGCGCGGAGAACCGCCTGGCCTGGTTCCTCGCCCAGTACTGGGGCGGCCCGCAGACCTTCAACGAACAGCGCGGCGCCCCCATGCTGCGCCGCCGTCACATGCCCTTCCCCGTCGACCGCGCCGCCGCCGAACGCTGGCTCGAACTCATGGGCCGTTCCCTCGACCAGATCGATGAGGAGACCATCCCTCCCGTGTACCGCCACGCGATCTGGGACCACATGCAGCGGGTCGCGGCGATGCTCATCAACACCGCCGACGAGGGCACTCCCCCGCCGATCGCCCACTGA
- the chrA gene encoding chromate efflux transporter, whose translation MSDHDSRPGRLGEVIRSFGLLSVTAFGGPTAHLGYFREEFVARRRWLSERSYADIVAVAQFLPGPASSQVGMALGYHRAGWAGMAAAWLMFTAPSAIILAAFGLLLGTVGVEGGWIAGLLAAAVAVVFHAVSGMARSMADTPLTATIAVLAGLIVLALPSPLTHVAVILLAGLAGILLRRTLIDASPSPDTADPDSDAVRPVSARAATISLGLFFLLLLGLWLGATVLGGWLLTRLNAFVQAGALVFGGGHVVLPLLEQQTVATGWISQDAFLAGYSAAQAVPGPLFTFASYLGAVDGGIGGALLATVAIFAPSALLMTAGLHFWGRWRHLPALRSAFTAVNAAVVGLLGAAFWDPVLSHGVTGIRSLAIAVLCWLGLAMWKLPPWSIAVFAAAAGAVLL comes from the coding sequence GTGTCCGATCATGATTCCCGGCCCGGCCGTCTCGGCGAGGTCATCCGCTCCTTCGGTCTCCTGAGCGTCACCGCCTTCGGTGGCCCCACCGCCCATCTCGGGTACTTCCGTGAGGAGTTCGTCGCCCGTCGCCGTTGGCTGAGCGAGCGTTCCTACGCCGACATCGTCGCCGTCGCCCAGTTCCTCCCCGGCCCCGCCTCCTCCCAGGTGGGCATGGCGCTGGGCTACCACCGCGCCGGATGGGCGGGCATGGCCGCCGCGTGGCTGATGTTCACCGCCCCCTCCGCGATCATCCTCGCCGCCTTCGGGCTCCTCCTCGGCACGGTCGGGGTCGAGGGCGGCTGGATCGCCGGGCTCCTCGCCGCCGCCGTCGCCGTGGTCTTCCACGCGGTGTCCGGCATGGCCCGGTCGATGGCCGACACCCCGCTCACTGCGACCATCGCGGTCCTTGCCGGCCTCATCGTCCTCGCCCTGCCGAGCCCGCTCACCCACGTCGCGGTGATCCTCCTCGCCGGCCTCGCCGGGATACTGCTGCGCCGCACGCTTATCGACGCCTCCCCGTCCCCCGACACCGCCGATCCCGACTCCGATGCGGTGCGCCCGGTCTCCGCCCGGGCCGCCACCATCAGCCTGGGACTGTTCTTCCTGCTCCTGCTCGGCCTGTGGCTGGGCGCCACCGTCCTGGGCGGCTGGCTGCTCACCCGGCTCAACGCCTTCGTCCAGGCCGGCGCCCTGGTCTTCGGCGGCGGTCACGTCGTCCTGCCGCTGCTGGAGCAGCAGACCGTGGCGACGGGGTGGATCTCCCAGGACGCCTTCCTCGCCGGTTACTCCGCCGCCCAGGCCGTGCCCGGCCCGCTGTTCACCTTCGCCTCCTACCTCGGCGCGGTCGACGGCGGGATCGGCGGGGCACTCCTGGCCACCGTGGCGATCTTCGCCCCCTCCGCCCTGCTCATGACCGCCGGCCTGCACTTCTGGGGCCGTTGGCGTCACCTGCCCGCGCTACGCTCGGCGTTCACGGCGGTCAACGCGGCGGTCGTCGGGCTCCTCGGTGCCGCCTTCTGGGACCCGGTTCTCAGCCACGGCGTCACCGGGATCCGCTCGCTGGCCATCGCCGTGCTGTGCTGGCTGGGTCTGGCGATGTGGAAGCTCCCACCCTGGTCGATCGCGGTGTTCGCCGCGGCGGCGGGAGCGGTCCTGCTCTAG
- a CDS encoding tryptophan-rich sensory protein — translation MSTTTAASRDHQSTRTSWAMPILTVLGIAAAIAMAYLGSGALVGTPVAEAAGGALSADATPLAPASAAFSIWAVIYLGLAGYAIWQLTPTARASERQRALRPWALLSALLNAGWLFTVQLDQLWLSVVVIVALLAVLIRILYLLGRPRTGGVVELVLTDGTFGLYFGWVLAATFANTWATFADAGVTAFEEVPVGIVGLVVAAAVAALAAFRDGGRIAPALATAWGLAWIAVARTEGEFASEALVWTAAAAAAVVLLAAIASQIRR, via the coding sequence ATGTCGACAACAACAGCAGCCTCCCGTGACCATCAGTCCACCCGCACCTCCTGGGCGATGCCGATCCTCACCGTCCTCGGTATCGCGGCAGCCATCGCCATGGCCTACCTGGGCAGCGGAGCACTCGTCGGCACCCCGGTGGCGGAGGCCGCCGGGGGTGCCCTCTCCGCCGACGCCACCCCGCTCGCCCCGGCCAGTGCGGCATTCTCCATCTGGGCCGTGATCTACCTCGGCCTGGCGGGTTACGCAATCTGGCAGCTGACGCCCACCGCCCGGGCGTCGGAGCGCCAGCGGGCCCTGCGCCCGTGGGCTCTGCTGTCCGCGCTGCTCAACGCGGGCTGGCTGTTCACGGTGCAACTGGACCAGCTGTGGTTGTCGGTGGTGGTGATCGTCGCCCTGCTCGCGGTGCTCATCCGCATCCTGTACCTCCTCGGTCGTCCCCGCACGGGTGGGGTCGTCGAGCTCGTCCTCACCGACGGCACCTTCGGCCTGTACTTCGGTTGGGTGCTGGCGGCTACCTTCGCCAACACCTGGGCCACCTTCGCCGACGCCGGGGTGACGGCGTTCGAGGAGGTCCCGGTGGGCATCGTCGGCCTCGTGGTCGCCGCGGCGGTTGCGGCCCTGGCCGCCTTCCGCGACGGGGGTCGCATCGCCCCGGCCCTGGCCACGGCGTGGGGACTGGCGTGGATCGCCGTCGCCCGCACCGAGGGGGAGTTCGCCAGTGAGGCACTGGTGTGGACGGCTGCGGCCGCCGCGGCCGTGGTGCTTCTCGCCGCAATCGCCTCCCAGATCCGCCGCTAG
- a CDS encoding acyl-CoA thioesterase, with protein sequence MNTDQNSALHETVIPVRWADFDRYGHIMNANYIELAQEARLKFAEDEFTSKGLDFAVFVRHIDADFLRPVLPDTTELLIETQVVEIGNTSFTTRQEIKDRQGRTACIVECVQVAIDMNTERPRSITQREVKILTRAEDAHELTGDEDQ encoded by the coding sequence ATGAACACCGACCAGAACTCCGCTCTCCACGAGACCGTCATCCCGGTCCGGTGGGCCGATTTTGACCGTTACGGTCACATCATGAACGCGAACTACATCGAGCTCGCCCAGGAGGCGCGCCTGAAGTTCGCCGAGGACGAGTTCACCTCCAAGGGCCTGGATTTCGCGGTGTTCGTCCGTCACATCGACGCGGATTTCCTTCGCCCGGTTCTCCCCGACACGACGGAGCTGCTCATTGAGACGCAGGTGGTGGAGATCGGCAACACGTCGTTCACCACGCGTCAGGAGATCAAGGACCGGCAGGGACGGACCGCCTGCATCGTGGAGTGCGTGCAGGTGGCCATCGACATGAACACGGAGCGCCCGCGGTCGATCACCCAGCGTGAGGTGAAGATCCTCACCCGCGCGGAGGATGCGCACGAGCTCACCGGCGACGAGGACCAGTGA